The following DNA comes from Pseudomonas triticicola.
AGAGCGTTTGCTCGACGAGGTCACACTCTTTCTGCACAAAGTCGAATCGCAGCTGTCCCATGAACGGCAGAAGATGCTCAAGACCGCGCGCAGCCGCGACAAGGTCTTTGAAGGTCGCAAAGTGCTGCTGGTGGACGACGATGTGCGCAACATCTTCGCCCTGACCAGCGCGCTGGAACACAAAGGCGCAGTCGTGGTGATCGGCCGTAATGGCCGCGAAGCGATTGAGAAACTTCATGAAGTCGAGGACATCGACCTGGTGCTGATGGACGTGATGATGCCGGAAATGGATGGCTTCGAAGCCACCATGGAAATCCGCAAGGATCCGCGCTGGCGCAAGCTGCCGATCATCGCGGTGACGGCCAAGGCCATGAAGGACGATCAGGAGCGCTGCCTGCAAGCGGGCGCCAACGATTACCTGGCCAAGCCCATCGACCTTGATCGTCTGTTCTCGCTGATACGTGTGTGGTTACCGAAAATGGAACGCATCTAGTGGAACGCAGCAGTTCAGCCGAGCGCAACAGCGAAATCGAATTACGCTTGTTGATCGAGGCGATTTACCTGAAATACAGCTATGACTTTCGCGACTACTCCGGCGCTTCGATCAAGCGCCGGGTGCAGCACGCGCTGAGTCAGTTCGAGTGCGCGACCATCTCGGCCCTGCAAGAAAAAGTCCTGCACGACCCGACCGCGTTCATGCAGCTGCTGCAACTGCTGACGATCCCGGTCAGCGAGATGTTCCGCGATCCGTCGCACTTCCTGGCCATCCGCAACGAAGTGGTGCCGCTGCTGCGTACCTATCCGTCGCTGAAGATCTGGATTGCCGGCTGCAGCACGGGCGAGGAGGTCTACTCGATGGCGATCCTGTTGCGCGAAGAAGGCCTGCTCGACCGCACGATCATCTACGCCACCGACATCAACCCGCGCTCGCTGGAGAAAGCCAAGCAAGGGATTTTCTCCATGGAAAATGTCCGCGCCTACACTGCCAACTATCAGCAGGCCGGCGGTCAGCGTTCGTTTGCCGATTACTACACGGCAGCCTACGGCTACGCGATTTTCGACAAGAGCCTGTGCGAGAACGTGACATTCGCCGACCACAGCCTGGCCACCGACAGCGTGTTCTCCGAAACCCAGTTGATTTCCTGCCGCAACGTGCTGATCTATTTCAACAAGAAGTTGCAGGACCGGGCGTTCGGGCTGTTCCATGAATCGTTGTCGCATCGCGGCTTTCTGGTGCTGGGCAGCAAGGAAACCCTGGATTTTTCCAACTATTCGAACCAGTTCGAGGCGTTGGTCAAACAAGAACGGATCTACCGCAAATCATGAACGACACCCCGAGCCTGCCTCGCATCGAGGCCGTCGTGATCGGCGCCTCCGCAGGCGGTGTCGAGGCGTTGCTGACACTGCTCGGGCCATTGCGCAAAGGCTATGTACTGCCGATCATCATCGTTCTGCATCTGCCGGAAGAACGCCGCAGTCATCTGGCCGAAGTGTTCTCCCGCCGTGTGGCGATGCCGGTCAAGGAAGCCGAAGACAAGCAGGACATTGAAGCCGGCACGGTGTATTTCGCCACGCCCGGTTACCACTTGTCGGTCGAAGCGGATCGCAGCCTGTCGCTGAGCCTGGAGGACCGCGTGCACCATTCGCGGCCTTCGATCGATTACCTGTTTGAATCGGCCGCTGACGTTTACGGCGAGACACTCGCCGCCGTGCTGCTGACCGGCGCCAATCAGGACGGCGCGCGCGGGCTGGCCTGCGTCAAGCGCTGCGGCGGCCTGACCATTGTTCAAGACCCCGATGATGCACAAGTCGCCACCATGCCTCAGGCTGCACTGAACGTTCTGCAGCCGGATCATGTCCTACCCATTCACGGCATCGGCCGTCTGCTAGTCGAGCTGGAACGAATCGCATGCTGAGTAATATCCAAGCCAAACTGTTGATCGTTGACGATCTGCCAGAAAACCTGCTGGCGCTGGAAGCGCTGATCAAGCGCGAGGATCGCACGGTCTACAAGGCTCTGTCGGCGGACGAAGCACTGTCGCTGTTGCTGCAACACGAATTCGCCATGGCCATTCTCGACGTGCAGATGCCGGGCATGAATGGCTTCGAACTGGCTGAGTTGATGCGCGGCACCGAGAAGACCAAGAACATTCCGATCATTTTCGTCAGCGCCGCTGGCCGTGAACTCAACTACGCGTTCAAAGGCTACGAAAGCGGTGCGGTGGACTTCCTGCACAAGCCGCTGGACATTCATGCGGTGAAGAGCAAGGTCAACGTTTTCGTCGATCTGTATCGCCAGAGCAAGGCCATGAAACAGCAGGTCGAGGCGCTGGAGCAGGCCCGCCGTGAGCAGGAAGCGCTGCTGCAACAGCTGCAAAGCACGCAGCTTGAGCTGGAACAAGCGGTGCGCATGCGCGATGACTTCATGTCCATCGTTGCCCACGAGGTGCGTACACCGCTCAATGGCCTGATCCTCGAAACCCAGCTGCGCAAGATGCACCTGGCCCGGGACAATGCCTCGGCATTCACCCTCGACAAGATGCAGGCAATGGTCGACCGCGATGAGCGGCAGATCAAAAGCCTGATTCGCCTGATCGAAGACATGCTCGATGTCTCGCGGATCCGCACCGGCAAACTGTCGATCCGCCCGAGTCGTTTCAATCTGGTGCAACTGGTCAGCAATCTGCTGCAGAATTTTGCCCCGCAAATGGAAGCGGCAGAAACCAGTGTTTCCTTTGAGGCGTCCGAGCCGGTCGAAGGTTGCTGGGACGAGTTCCGCATCGAGCAGGTGGTGTCCAATCTGCTGACCAACGCCTTGCGCTACGGGGGGCGCAGCCCGATTCAGGTGCGCGTCTATCGCGAAGGCGAGGAGGCGCGGGTCGAAGTTCAGGACCACGGCATCGGCATCAGCGCCGAGAACCAGAAGCGTATTTTTCAGCAGTTCGAACGGGTGTCCGCCAAGACGGTGGTGGCCGGGCTCGGGCTGGGTCTGTTCATTTCCGAGCAGATCGTCGCCGCCCATGGCGGCTCCATCGTCGTCGAGAGTGAAATCAACGAAGGCGCCCTGTTTCGCGTTTGTCTGCCGATCCAGGAAAACGGCATATCCGACGCAACCTCTGAGTGACCACACGGTCGTATCAGCAGCTATTGACCGAACAAAGGCTTCCCATGAGCGTAGATGCGCAAGATGTAGTACTCGTCGTCGAAGACGAACCGGTTATCTTGATGGTCCTGACGGATTACCTGTCAGGGCAGGGCTATCGCGTGCTGCAAGCGGAAAATGGCGAGCAGGCTTTCGAGATACTCGCCAGCAAACCTCACCTGGACATGCTGATTACCGATTTCCGCCTGCCGGGCGGGATCTCCGGCGTGCAGATTGCCGAGCCAGCGGTGAAATTGCGACCGGACCTCAAAGTGATTTTCATCAGCGGCTACCCGCAGGAAATCCGTGAAACCGGCAGCCTGATCACCAGCAAGGCACCGATCCTGGAAAAACCGTTCGATCTGGATGTGCTGCAGGAAAAGATTCAGGAATTGCTGGCCTGATTCTCATGCAGGAGCTGCCGAGCCTTCGGCAGCTCCTGTAGATTCAGCTATTGATCATCTCGCGCACCTTGGCGGTGAGCAGATCAAAGGTGAAGGGCTTGGTGATCATCTGCATTCCCGAGTCGAGGAAGCCACCGCGCACCGCCGCGTGCTCGGCATAACCGGTGATGAACAACACTTTCAGACCTGGCCGATATTGCCGACCAACCTCCGCCAGTTGACGACCGTTCATCCCCGGCAGGCCAACGTCGCTGATCAGCAGGTCGATGCGTTGCGTCGAGTTGAGAATCGGCATGGCGCCGTCGGCATCACCGGCCTCCACGAACGCGTAACCCAACTCACTGAGCACGGCACTGACCAACACACGCACTGCCGGATCGTCTTCGACGATGAGTACGGTTTCGCCATCCATCGCATACGGAGCCTGCTGCGAATCCGAGACGGGAATTTCCACTTCTTCACCACGGAAACGCGGCAGGTAGAGTTTTACCGTGGTGCCTTGATCGACTTCACTGTCGATCGACACATGCCCGCGCGACTGCTTGCTGAAGCCATAGATCATCGACAGTCCGAGGCCGGTGCCCTGGCCGATCGGCTTGGTGGTGAAAAACGGATCGAACGCACGGCTGACCACGCTCTGCGGCATGCCGCTGCCGTTGTCGGTGACGCTCAGCATCACGTAATCGCCCGGCTCCAGATTGCTGTAAGCCGCGGTGAAATCTCGATGCAGCACCTGGTTGCTGGTTTCCACCACCAGTTTGCCGCCCTCGGGCATCGCATCGCGGGCGTTGATTACCAAGTTGAGCAGGGCGCTTTCGAGTTGATTGGGATCGGCCTCGGCAACCCAGAGGTTGTCGTCCAGGCGCATCTCCAGATGAATGCTCTCATTGAGGCTGCGTTGCAGCAGCTCGCCCATCGACAGCACCAGCGTGTTCATTTGCACGGCTTTTGGGTCGAGGGATTGCCGGCGGGAGAACGCCAACAAGCGGTGAGTCAGGCCGGCGGCGCGGTTGGCGGAGGTCACGCCTAGATCGATCAGACTGTCGAGGTCTTCGGTGCGGCCCCGGGCCAGACGCCGGCGCAGCAGTTCCAGGCTACCGATGATGCCGGTGAGCATATTGTTGAAGTCGTGAGCAATGCCGCCAGTAAGTTGGCCGACCGCTTCCATTTTCTGCGATTGGCGCAGCGCTTCTTCGTTGTGGCGAAGTTGTGCGGTGCGCTCTTCAACCTGTTGCTCGAGGGTTTCCAGAGTCGATTGCAGGCGTCGTTCGCTTTCACTCAGGTCGATCAGCCGATCGCGCGCTTCATATTGTCGTCGCCGCCCACGCAGGGCGGCGGAGACCAGACTGACCAGTGTCGCGGGATGGAAGGGGCGCTCGAGAAAAGTCACGTTGCCGAGCAGGGTGCTGAGACGCGACGGCGGCCCTTGTTCATCGCCGCCATGATGAGTCAGCAGCACGATGGGCATGTCCGACCACGCGGGCTGCTGGTCAAGGTAGGCGATAAGCCCTTCCAGTTCCGGTCCGCGCAACGCCTCAGCAGCAATCAGCAGCAATCCGGCGCCGACCTCCAGTTCGGTGCACAGAGCGCCGAGATTCGGCGCCACCATGCCGCCGTAACCGGCTTCGTTGAGAATCATCAACGCGATCTGGCTGTCGCGACCCATGGGCGCCAGCACCAGCACCCGCTCGGCCAACGGCGTGTTGACCGTCACAAGCTTTCATCCTCAAGCAATGGATTGCTCGCTCCCATGTAGGTCGGCACGCCACGCAGCACGCCCTGGAAGGATTCCAGCGGTTGGCCGATGGTCATGCCACGCGAGGAGATCCGGTATTCACGGATGGTCGACTCGTGGTTGCCGGTACGTTTCTTGATAATCGAGATCGCCCGGCGGACTTTGCCGAGGGCTTCGAAGTAGCGCAACAGAATCACCGTGTCGGCCAGGTAAGTGATATCGACCGGCGCCTGCATATCGCCCACCAGACCGTGCTGGGCGACCGTCATGAAGGTGGCCGCGCCTTTGCGGTTAAGGTACAGCAGCAGCTCGTGCATGTGCAGCACCAGCGCGTTTTCTTCCGGCATCGCCGCTTGATAGCCGTTAATGCTGTCGATCACCACGGTTTTGATACCCAGCTCATCGACGCAACGCCGCACGCGATGGGACAACTCACCGGGAGACAATTCGGCGGCGTCTACTTGTTCGATCAGCAGATTACCGGTGGCCTGCAAGGCTTTGAGGTCGATGCCCAGATGACGCATGCGTTCGAACAGCAGGCCCAGTTCTTCATCGAAAATGAACAGCGCGGCTTTTTCGCCTCGGGCCACCGCTGCGGCGGCGAAGATCATCGAAATCATCGATTTGCCGGTACCGGCCGGGCCGAGAATCAGCGTGCTGGATCCGGTCTCGATGCCGCCGCCGAGCAGGGCGTCCATTTGCGGGATGCCGCTGGACAGCTGCAGACGTGGGTAGTCGCCGCGATGTTCCGCCGCTACCAGGCGTGGGAAAACATGGACGCCGTCGCCCATGATGGTGAAATCATGGAAACCGCCACGGTATTTCTGCCCGCGATATTTGACCACTCGTACGCGACGACGCTCGGCGCCGTAGCTTGGCGTCAGCTCTTCAAGGCGAATCACGCCGTGGGCGACACTGTGCACAGTCTTGTCGAGGGATTCGGTGGTCAGGTCATCGAGCAGCAGGACGGTGGCGTCGTAGCGCACAAAGTAGTGCTTGATCGCCAGAATCTGCCGACGATAGCGCAACGAGCTCTGCGCCAGTAGACGGATCTCCGAAAGGCTGTCGAGCACTACGCGGGTCGGTTTGAAGCGTTCGACCACTTCGAAAATCTGCCTGGTCGCCTCGCCCAGTTCAAGGTCCGAGGAATACAGCAGACTTTGCTGGTGTTCGGCATTGAGCAGGCTTTCCGGCGGTGTCAGCTCGAAGATCTTGATGTTTTCGTTCAGCTCCCAGCCGTGGGAGAGCGCACCTTGACGCAGTTCTTTCTCGGTTTCCGAGAGAGTGATGTACAAGCAGCGTTCCCCGGCCAGCGCACCGGCGCGGAGGAAATGCAAAGCCACGGTGGTTTTGCCGGTTCCGGGTTCCCCCTCGAGCAAAAACACATGGCCGCGAGACAGGCCACCGGCAAGGATGTCATCCAGACCTACAATGCCGACGGCGGCCTTTGCACTGATCAACTCGTTTGATGTAGTCAAAAAACGCCCTCTTATGACTAG
Coding sequences within:
- a CDS encoding hybrid sensor histidine kinase/response regulator yields the protein MLSNIQAKLLIVDDLPENLLALEALIKREDRTVYKALSADEALSLLLQHEFAMAILDVQMPGMNGFELAELMRGTEKTKNIPIIFVSAAGRELNYAFKGYESGAVDFLHKPLDIHAVKSKVNVFVDLYRQSKAMKQQVEALEQARREQEALLQQLQSTQLELEQAVRMRDDFMSIVAHEVRTPLNGLILETQLRKMHLARDNASAFTLDKMQAMVDRDERQIKSLIRLIEDMLDVSRIRTGKLSIRPSRFNLVQLVSNLLQNFAPQMEAAETSVSFEASEPVEGCWDEFRIEQVVSNLLTNALRYGGRSPIQVRVYREGEEARVEVQDHGIGISAENQKRIFQQFERVSAKTVVAGLGLGLFISEQIVAAHGGSIVVESEINEGALFRVCLPIQENGISDATSE
- a CDS encoding chemotaxis protein CheB, producing MNDTPSLPRIEAVVIGASAGGVEALLTLLGPLRKGYVLPIIIVLHLPEERRSHLAEVFSRRVAMPVKEAEDKQDIEAGTVYFATPGYHLSVEADRSLSLSLEDRVHHSRPSIDYLFESAADVYGETLAAVLLTGANQDGARGLACVKRCGGLTIVQDPDDAQVATMPQAALNVLQPDHVLPIHGIGRLLVELERIAC
- a CDS encoding ATPase domain-containing protein, which codes for MTTSNELISAKAAVGIVGLDDILAGGLSRGHVFLLEGEPGTGKTTVALHFLRAGALAGERCLYITLSETEKELRQGALSHGWELNENIKIFELTPPESLLNAEHQQSLLYSSDLELGEATRQIFEVVERFKPTRVVLDSLSEIRLLAQSSLRYRRQILAIKHYFVRYDATVLLLDDLTTESLDKTVHSVAHGVIRLEELTPSYGAERRRVRVVKYRGQKYRGGFHDFTIMGDGVHVFPRLVAAEHRGDYPRLQLSSGIPQMDALLGGGIETGSSTLILGPAGTGKSMISMIFAAAAVARGEKAALFIFDEELGLLFERMRHLGIDLKALQATGNLLIEQVDAAELSPGELSHRVRRCVDELGIKTVVIDSINGYQAAMPEENALVLHMHELLLYLNRKGAATFMTVAQHGLVGDMQAPVDITYLADTVILLRYFEALGKVRRAISIIKKRTGNHESTIREYRISSRGMTIGQPLESFQGVLRGVPTYMGASNPLLEDESL
- a CDS encoding response regulator produces the protein MSVDAQDVVLVVEDEPVILMVLTDYLSGQGYRVLQAENGEQAFEILASKPHLDMLITDFRLPGGISGVQIAEPAVKLRPDLKVIFISGYPQEIRETGSLITSKAPILEKPFDLDVLQEKIQELLA
- a CDS encoding ATP-binding protein, which gives rise to MTVNTPLAERVLVLAPMGRDSQIALMILNEAGYGGMVAPNLGALCTELEVGAGLLLIAAEALRGPELEGLIAYLDQQPAWSDMPIVLLTHHGGDEQGPPSRLSTLLGNVTFLERPFHPATLVSLVSAALRGRRRQYEARDRLIDLSESERRLQSTLETLEQQVEERTAQLRHNEEALRQSQKMEAVGQLTGGIAHDFNNMLTGIIGSLELLRRRLARGRTEDLDSLIDLGVTSANRAAGLTHRLLAFSRRQSLDPKAVQMNTLVLSMGELLQRSLNESIHLEMRLDDNLWVAEADPNQLESALLNLVINARDAMPEGGKLVVETSNQVLHRDFTAAYSNLEPGDYVMLSVTDNGSGMPQSVVSRAFDPFFTTKPIGQGTGLGLSMIYGFSKQSRGHVSIDSEVDQGTTVKLYLPRFRGEEVEIPVSDSQQAPYAMDGETVLIVEDDPAVRVLVSAVLSELGYAFVEAGDADGAMPILNSTQRIDLLISDVGLPGMNGRQLAEVGRQYRPGLKVLFITGYAEHAAVRGGFLDSGMQMITKPFTFDLLTAKVREMINS
- a CDS encoding CheR family methyltransferase, producing MERSSSAERNSEIELRLLIEAIYLKYSYDFRDYSGASIKRRVQHALSQFECATISALQEKVLHDPTAFMQLLQLLTIPVSEMFRDPSHFLAIRNEVVPLLRTYPSLKIWIAGCSTGEEVYSMAILLREEGLLDRTIIYATDINPRSLEKAKQGIFSMENVRAYTANYQQAGGQRSFADYYTAAYGYAIFDKSLCENVTFADHSLATDSVFSETQLISCRNVLIYFNKKLQDRAFGLFHESLSHRGFLVLGSKETLDFSNYSNQFEALVKQERIYRKS